One window of the Trifolium pratense cultivar HEN17-A07 linkage group LG2, ARS_RC_1.1, whole genome shotgun sequence genome contains the following:
- the LOC123910619 gene encoding protein LNK1-like isoform X1: MFKDNAWDEFDENHDLIVPHSGSQHNNLFVIEGDGCKKSHHDLRGLESSGYVSSYGTLGKDELYLQNMTQNERMPEKDSWSDTPEGVFSSCDGDSYREAKGLTSDHTGMSDHCFKNGNIDSGGSKLCADDTILEEKCGVEDDGACQHPKNHISEADNELSFLDNDGWLDIGNLEDVDRMLSCDLTFGMGSLNNEEEFCWFSSSHSAEGSDDALMSDLKLHCADMSPLKNISEYNMDSSKDNIEVLPINDSNKKSSPGDKTRSQMDVDDNGVPASLSMFNESDKKSGDKDALVSKEKKKLPKSSAGKRKNGNSIHRYTPPEQYADIHQQFGASSSGVTSLDSNQKHKQNTDYDSLGCILTQIPLAHLDFSHAPNHTSVSSNFSGPRADHDVYMSPSLIESSYASNMDCSHSHSLVAAALKTNENREKYHSHGNLLNTSYKNERRANEMPFHSPSSSQQVAHQFENEDEGHSKVRGVSLGFSSKIDSSTVQESSPISSALDQNLLKANSFCNLQQVLEQLDIKTKLCIRDSLYRLAKSAEQRDNNSNSNGCIGDGTAACKDTMTQDASRCTGLMDIETNTNPIDRSIAHLLFHRPSHPSTLLQNDIAPFKSSAMIHESTINPSVKAEKQVCQEDSSTDVEKKLLGGRFSGNLSMHLIAICNNLNIPGRALF; this comes from the exons ATG TTCAAAGATAATGCGTGGGACGAATTTGATGAGAATCATGATCTCATAGTCCCCCATTCTGGAAGCCAACACAATAATCTGTTTGTAATTGAGGGTGATGGCTGTAAGAAATCACATCACGACTTACGTGGGTTAGAAAGTAGTGGTTATGTTAGTAGCTATGGTACTCTGGGTAAAGATGAATTATACTTGCAAAATATGACCCAGAATGAAAGAATGCCAGAAAAGGATTCATGGTCTGACACACCTGAAGGTGTATTTTCTTCATGTGATGGTGACTCATACAGAGAAGCAAAAGGGCTAACTTCAGATCATACAGGCATGTCTGATCACTGTTTCAAGAACGGCAATATAGATTCTGGTGGTAGCAAGCTTTGTGCAGATGATACAATCTTGGAAGAAAAGTGTGGGGTGGAAGATGATGGGGCATGtcaacatccaaaaaatcacATATCTGAAGCTGATAATGAACTCAGTTTTCTTGATAATGACGGGTGGCTGGATATAGGAAACTTAGAAGATGTTGACAGGATGTT AAGTTGTGATTTAACATTTGGAATGGGGAGTCTCAATAATGAAGAGGAGTTCTGCTGGTTTTCTTCTTCACACAGTGCTGAAGGTTCAGATGATGCATTAATGTCCGACTTAAAGCTTCATTGTGCCGACATGAGTCCATTGAAAAATATATCTGAATACAATATGGATTCATCCAAGGACAACATTGAAGTTCTTCCGATCAATGATTCAAACAAAAAGTCATCCCCCGGTGATAAGACAAGATCTCAAATGGATGTGGATGACAATGGTGTCCCTGCTTCGTTATCAATGTTCAATGAATCAGATAAAAAATCTGGTGATAAAGATGCCTTGGTGTCCAAAGAAAAG AAGAAGCTTCCAAAGTCATCAGCAGGAAAGCGAAAAAATGGCAATTCTATTCATCGTTATACTCCTCCTGAGCAATATGCAGATATACATCAGCAGTTTGGAGCCTCTTCTAGTGGAGTTACTTCTCTTGATAGTAATCAGAAGCATAAGCAGAACACAGATTATGATTCTTTAGGCTGCATACTAACACAAATTCCTTTAGCGCACCTAGACTTTAGTCATGCTCCAAATCACACTTCCGTCTCTTCAAATTTCTCTGGACCAAGAGCGGACCATGATGTATACATGTCTCCTTCTCTTATAGAATCATCTTATGCTTCAAACATGGATTGTTCTCATAGTCATTCTTTGGTGGCTgctgccttgaaaacaaatgaGAATAGGGAAAAGTATCATAGCCATGGCAACCTCTTAAATACGAGTTACAAAAACGAAAGAAGGGCAAATGAAATGCCATTTCACAGTCCAAGTTCTTCTCAGCAGGTAGCTCATCAAtttgaaaatgaagatgaaggtCATAGTAAAGTTCGAGGGGTTAGTCTAggattttcatcaaaaatagACTCATCAACTGTACAGGAAAGCTCACCCATAAGCTCGGCTCTTGACCAAAACTTGCTCAAAGCAAATAGCTTTTGCAACTTGCAACAGGTGTTGGAACAG TTGGATATTAAAACTAAACTGTGCATAAGGGACAGTTTATACCGCTTAGCTAAGAGTGCTGAGCAAAGAGATaataattcaaactcaaatggTTGCATTGGAGATGGCACTGCAGCATGCAAAGACACAATGACACAGGATGCAAGCAG GTGTACAGGGTTAATGGATATCGAAACCAACACAAATCCTATTGATCGGTCTATAGCACACTTATTGTTTCACAGGCCCTCACATCCATCAACGCTGCTTCAAAACGATATTGCACCTTTCAAATCCAGTGCCATG ATACATGAATCAACTATCAATCCATCAGTAAAGGCTGAGAAACAGGTCTGTCAGGAAGATTCTTCTACCGATGTAGAGAAAAAGCTTTTAGGGG GACGTTTCTCAGGAAACCTCTCAATGCATCTCATTGCTATCTGCAACAACCTTAACATCCCAGGAAGAGCACTCTTTTGA
- the LOC123910619 gene encoding protein LNK1-like isoform X2, protein MFKDNAWDEFDENHDLIVPHSGSQHNNLFVIEGDGCKKSHHDLRGLESSGYVSSYGTLGKDELYLQNMTQNERMPEKDSWSDTPEGVFSSCDGDSYREAKGLTSDHTGMSDHCFKNGNIDSGGSKLCADDTILEEKCGVEDDGACQHPKNHISEADNELSFLDNDGWLDIGNLEDVDRMLSCDLTFGMGSLNNEEEFCWFSSSHSAEGSDDALMSDLKLHCADMSPLKNISEYNMDSSKDNIEVLPINDSNKKSSPGDKTRSQMDVDDNGVPASLSMFNESDKKSGDKDALVSKEKKKLPKSSAGKRKNGNSIHRYTPPEQYADIHQQFGASSSGVTSLDSNQKHKQNTDYDSLGCILTQIPLAHLDFSHAPNHTSVSSNFSGPRADHDVYMSPSLIESSYASNMDCSHSHSLVAAALKTNENREKYHSHGNLLNTSYKNERRANEMPFHSPSSSQQVAHQFENEDEGHSKVRGVSLGFSSKIDSSTVQESSPISSALDQNLLKANSFCNLQQVLEQLDIKTKLCIRDSLYRLAKSAEQRDNNSNSNGCIGDGTAACKDTMTQDASRCTGLMDIETNTNPIDRSIAHLLFHRPSHPSTLLQNDIAPFKSSAMIHESTINPSVKAEKQVCQEDSSTDVEKKLLGDPYSGDL, encoded by the exons ATG TTCAAAGATAATGCGTGGGACGAATTTGATGAGAATCATGATCTCATAGTCCCCCATTCTGGAAGCCAACACAATAATCTGTTTGTAATTGAGGGTGATGGCTGTAAGAAATCACATCACGACTTACGTGGGTTAGAAAGTAGTGGTTATGTTAGTAGCTATGGTACTCTGGGTAAAGATGAATTATACTTGCAAAATATGACCCAGAATGAAAGAATGCCAGAAAAGGATTCATGGTCTGACACACCTGAAGGTGTATTTTCTTCATGTGATGGTGACTCATACAGAGAAGCAAAAGGGCTAACTTCAGATCATACAGGCATGTCTGATCACTGTTTCAAGAACGGCAATATAGATTCTGGTGGTAGCAAGCTTTGTGCAGATGATACAATCTTGGAAGAAAAGTGTGGGGTGGAAGATGATGGGGCATGtcaacatccaaaaaatcacATATCTGAAGCTGATAATGAACTCAGTTTTCTTGATAATGACGGGTGGCTGGATATAGGAAACTTAGAAGATGTTGACAGGATGTT AAGTTGTGATTTAACATTTGGAATGGGGAGTCTCAATAATGAAGAGGAGTTCTGCTGGTTTTCTTCTTCACACAGTGCTGAAGGTTCAGATGATGCATTAATGTCCGACTTAAAGCTTCATTGTGCCGACATGAGTCCATTGAAAAATATATCTGAATACAATATGGATTCATCCAAGGACAACATTGAAGTTCTTCCGATCAATGATTCAAACAAAAAGTCATCCCCCGGTGATAAGACAAGATCTCAAATGGATGTGGATGACAATGGTGTCCCTGCTTCGTTATCAATGTTCAATGAATCAGATAAAAAATCTGGTGATAAAGATGCCTTGGTGTCCAAAGAAAAG AAGAAGCTTCCAAAGTCATCAGCAGGAAAGCGAAAAAATGGCAATTCTATTCATCGTTATACTCCTCCTGAGCAATATGCAGATATACATCAGCAGTTTGGAGCCTCTTCTAGTGGAGTTACTTCTCTTGATAGTAATCAGAAGCATAAGCAGAACACAGATTATGATTCTTTAGGCTGCATACTAACACAAATTCCTTTAGCGCACCTAGACTTTAGTCATGCTCCAAATCACACTTCCGTCTCTTCAAATTTCTCTGGACCAAGAGCGGACCATGATGTATACATGTCTCCTTCTCTTATAGAATCATCTTATGCTTCAAACATGGATTGTTCTCATAGTCATTCTTTGGTGGCTgctgccttgaaaacaaatgaGAATAGGGAAAAGTATCATAGCCATGGCAACCTCTTAAATACGAGTTACAAAAACGAAAGAAGGGCAAATGAAATGCCATTTCACAGTCCAAGTTCTTCTCAGCAGGTAGCTCATCAAtttgaaaatgaagatgaaggtCATAGTAAAGTTCGAGGGGTTAGTCTAggattttcatcaaaaatagACTCATCAACTGTACAGGAAAGCTCACCCATAAGCTCGGCTCTTGACCAAAACTTGCTCAAAGCAAATAGCTTTTGCAACTTGCAACAGGTGTTGGAACAG TTGGATATTAAAACTAAACTGTGCATAAGGGACAGTTTATACCGCTTAGCTAAGAGTGCTGAGCAAAGAGATaataattcaaactcaaatggTTGCATTGGAGATGGCACTGCAGCATGCAAAGACACAATGACACAGGATGCAAGCAG GTGTACAGGGTTAATGGATATCGAAACCAACACAAATCCTATTGATCGGTCTATAGCACACTTATTGTTTCACAGGCCCTCACATCCATCAACGCTGCTTCAAAACGATATTGCACCTTTCAAATCCAGTGCCATG ATACATGAATCAACTATCAATCCATCAGTAAAGGCTGAGAAACAGGTCTGTCAGGAAGATTCTTCTACCGATGTAGAGAAAAAGCTTTTAGGGG ATCCATATTCAGGTGATTTGTAA